TCTCGCCTCTTTCAGCAAGACAGGGATCAGCTTCTTGTGTAAAAACCCGATGAAGGATTCCGCGACCGGCCGGTGGGCGAATGTTCCCCAGTTCATCTCCAAGAATTCGATAACCTCTTCCTTCGTGCGGCTCGGCATCAAATCGATGGATAAAGTCACGGAATCCCCTCTCGAGAGATGAACGGCGGCTATCCGGCTGAGTTGAAGAATCGGTGGGCCGGAAAAGCCGTAATCGGCGAAATGAATTTCACCGGTCTCGCTGCGAACGACCTCGCCGTTCACGAGGATGTGGGCTCGTCCCTGAAGTTTGATGCCGGATAGAGCCTTCATATATGGGTATTGCACCTTTAATTGCACAATTGCCGGCACAGGCTCGACCATGGCGTGCCCCATGTTTTGAGCAAGCACATACCCAGACCCATCCGTCCCCGCATTCTGGCCAGTAAGGCCGCCCGTACATATAAACAGGTATTCACTGGTATAGACAACCTGCTCGTCTGTCTCGTTTTTTCGGCATGTAATCTTGAATCGCGGATGATCCGTCGATACGGTAATATCCAGCACCTTGTTGTTAAGGTATACCGGAACGTTCCGTTCCTCCAGAGCAAGCTCGAAAATATCCAACACGGATGCAGCCTGCAGCGACATCGGATACATTAAGCCCTCTTTCAATTTTGTAAGTGGCAATCCAAGCATATTGAAAAAATCAATGGTTTGACGGATGCCGAATTGCTGCAGTACAGGCAACGGAAATTCAGCCTGACTGCTGTGATACTTGCCCGATAAAGCCACTACTTCGTCGTCGGTATCCGTCATAGTGGAATCGTTCGTAATATTGCAACGACCGTCGCCTGTCATTGAGATTTTTTTCCCAATTCGGTCGTTACCCTCTAGAATGGCGGTATCGATACCCAAATCCCGCGCTGTAACGGCGGCCATGAGTCCTGATGCGCCTGCACCGATAATAATCAACTTGTGGTGCAAGAAAGTCTGATAATCGTGCATGGTTGGTCAATGCACCCCTTGTCCAATAGATTTATATATAGGAAATGTGATTTTTCCGAATGAAACTGCGCTATATATAATTATAGCATACGAGTATGCACCTCATAATCCCGATAGAATACTCCTGACATCACGTCTCATTACAGTGATACCCTAAATATAGAAAAAACCCACAACCTCGTGCGGTTATGGATTTGCAGGGTGGAGGCGAGGGGAGTCGACCCCCTGTCCGAAGGCAACGCCACATAGGTGTCTACGGGTGTAGTCACGGTTTTGATGTCACCTTAGCAAGCGCCCCGTAACCGGCTATCGCTAAGGTCAGCCTGATTGTCTTCTTCAGCACACCCCAGGCGGAAATGTGACAGCGTATCCCACTAAAGTTGGGCCCCTAATCTCGGCACATGGGCGATGCAGAGTAGAAGCTCGCTAACAGGTTATTAAGCTATTTAGTAATTAAACATAACTAAAGATTAAAGTATCCCTCTTCAACCAATCTGTTAAATACATCTTGGTGTGTAATACAATATAGTTGCTTAGCAGTTTCAAATGAGACGCCCATTAATAGCATATACATCCTCATTGCATGCATATTTTCTTCAAAATAAAGAGC
Above is a window of Paenibacillus uliginis N3/975 DNA encoding:
- a CDS encoding NAD(P)/FAD-dependent oxidoreductase, whose product is MHDYQTFLHHKLIIIGAGASGLMAAVTARDLGIDTAILEGNDRIGKKISMTGDGRCNITNDSTMTDTDDEVVALSGKYHSSQAEFPLPVLQQFGIRQTIDFFNMLGLPLTKLKEGLMYPMSLQAASVLDIFELALEERNVPVYLNNKVLDITVSTDHPRFKITCRKNETDEQVVYTSEYLFICTGGLTGQNAGTDGSGYVLAQNMGHAMVEPVPAIVQLKVQYPYMKALSGIKLQGRAHILVNGEVVRSETGEIHFADYGFSGPPILQLSRIAAVHLSRGDSVTLSIDLMPSRTKEEVIEFLEMNWGTFAHRPVAESFIGFLHKKLIPVLLKEARIDQEPNLLCQDLSWKTKGIFYKILKRWDFKVTDTHSFEKAQATAGGIVTKDLFADTLESKLVPGLYFAGEVMDVDGEFGGYNLQWAWSSGYAAAMALGKHIFK